Proteins found in one Seonamhaeicola sp. S2-3 genomic segment:
- the trxB gene encoding thioredoxin-disulfide reductase, whose amino-acid sequence MAEDIERVKCLIIGSGPAGYTAAIYAARANMNPVLYQGSQPGGQLTTTNEVENFPGYPEGITGPEMMMQLQAQAKRFETDIRDGWVTKVDFSGDIHKIWVNDTKEIHADTVIISTGASAKYLGLESEQKYLKLGGGVSACAVCDGFFYKNQEVVIVGAGDSACEEAHYLSKLCKKVTMIVRRDEFRASKIMEARVRNTENIEILHNTETDEVLGDGQVVTGVRVFNNKTGEKHVIPATGFFVAIGHKPNTDIFKDYLDLDETGYIINKPGSSKTNVEGVFVSGDAADHVYRQAVTAAGTGCMAALDAERYLAAKDANFEVSTSSYN is encoded by the coding sequence CAGCAGCCATTTATGCAGCAAGAGCCAATATGAATCCTGTATTATATCAAGGATCTCAACCTGGTGGACAATTAACAACTACTAATGAAGTAGAAAATTTCCCAGGATATCCAGAAGGAATTACAGGACCAGAAATGATGATGCAGTTACAAGCGCAAGCTAAACGTTTTGAAACTGATATTCGTGATGGCTGGGTTACAAAAGTTGATTTCTCAGGTGATATTCATAAAATATGGGTAAATGATACAAAAGAAATACATGCAGATACTGTAATAATTTCTACAGGAGCATCTGCTAAATATTTAGGTTTAGAATCAGAACAAAAATATTTAAAGCTAGGAGGAGGCGTATCAGCCTGTGCCGTTTGTGATGGGTTTTTCTACAAAAACCAAGAAGTTGTAATTGTAGGAGCCGGAGATTCAGCTTGTGAAGAAGCTCATTACTTATCTAAGTTATGTAAAAAAGTAACTATGATTGTAAGGCGAGATGAGTTTAGAGCCTCTAAAATTATGGAAGCTAGAGTAAGAAATACAGAGAATATAGAAATACTTCATAACACAGAAACCGATGAGGTTTTAGGAGACGGACAAGTAGTAACAGGCGTTCGTGTTTTTAACAATAAAACAGGAGAAAAGCACGTAATACCAGCCACAGGTTTCTTTGTAGCTATTGGTCACAAACCTAATACAGACATTTTTAAGGATTATTTAGATTTAGATGAAACAGGTTATATTATAAATAAACCAGGATCTTCAAAAACCAATGTAGAAGGTGTTTTTGTATCAGGTGATGCGGCAGACCATGTTTACAGGCAAGCAGTAACAGCAGCAGGAACAGGTTGTATGGCAGCACTAGATGCAGAACGTTATTTAGCAGCAAAAGATGCTAATTTTGAAGTATCTACTTCGTCTTATAATTAA
- a CDS encoding helix-turn-helix domain-containing protein translates to MNVLRIKELLKEKGVTGKDLVGKIGITETSLSRIIKGEQQPRFELLMDIAKELDVDIRDLFNTTKDNGKDSKELFIFKEGKYVSIGELDLSKYF, encoded by the coding sequence ATGAACGTATTAAGAATAAAAGAGCTATTGAAGGAAAAAGGTGTGACTGGAAAGGATTTAGTTGGTAAAATTGGTATTACTGAAACCAGCCTTTCAAGAATTATCAAAGGAGAACAACAACCCAGATTTGAATTGTTAATGGATATTGCTAAAGAGTTAGACGTAGATATCCGAGATTTATTTAACACAACAAAAGATAATGGAAAAGATTCAAAAGAATTATTTATATTCAAAGAAGGTAAATATGTTTCCATTGGTGAATTAGATCTATCGAAATATTTTTAA